In a genomic window of Salegentibacter salegens:
- a CDS encoding tyrosine-type recombinase/integrase, translating into MASIKVVRRKNKERNDGTAPLALRISKNYATNYCFLGQYVLEKDWDNKKGIVKKSYPNSQRLNNYLRVKLTEANNVSFQNNDSISSKEMKKKIVGFKVKKSFFFLASERIEQKYDQEVFSVAKSELSTLYNIEEFLNLNKSINKEKAIEAIMQRRKDRISRGRNSKNPTLDGVFYFKKNKRLSFQDINMSFINRYKTFCTAYLGQKTRTVTNQLIFIRTMFNAAIKDGIVDPKYYPFAGDKEKIKLTSGNKIGLNINEIECIELLELEEDSTIWHTKNIWLLAFYFAGIRISDILKLKWSDFKDDRLYYIMNKNEKPLSLKIPIKAKSILYKYEKERSFNENYIFPFLRNADPKQAEDIYRKTKNSTKQLNKYLKVIGIKCGITKNLSNHIARHSFGNMGVLAQLCLLLLPGVPPGEEADRVELTLP; encoded by the coding sequence ATGGCATCAATAAAAGTTGTTAGACGGAAGAATAAAGAACGGAATGATGGAACGGCTCCTTTAGCTCTTCGAATAAGTAAGAATTATGCAACTAATTATTGTTTTTTAGGTCAGTATGTTTTGGAAAAAGATTGGGACAATAAAAAAGGAATAGTAAAAAAAAGTTATCCCAACTCTCAACGTTTAAATAATTATTTAAGGGTCAAACTTACAGAAGCCAATAATGTATCTTTTCAGAATAATGATTCTATTTCTTCTAAAGAAATGAAAAAGAAAATAGTAGGGTTTAAGGTAAAAAAATCCTTCTTTTTTTTGGCGAGCGAAAGGATTGAGCAAAAATATGATCAAGAGGTTTTTTCAGTTGCTAAATCCGAATTATCAACACTTTATAACATCGAAGAATTTTTGAACTTAAACAAAAGTATTAATAAAGAAAAAGCTATTGAAGCAATAATGCAAAGGAGAAAAGATCGTATAAGTAGAGGTAGAAATTCAAAAAATCCCACTTTAGATGGTGTTTTTTATTTCAAGAAGAACAAAAGGTTATCTTTTCAAGATATCAATATGTCATTTATTAATAGATATAAAACTTTTTGTACAGCTTATTTAGGGCAAAAAACTCGAACGGTTACAAATCAGCTCATTTTTATTAGGACTATGTTCAACGCAGCAATTAAAGATGGGATTGTAGATCCAAAATATTATCCTTTCGCGGGAGATAAAGAAAAAATTAAGCTGACTTCAGGGAATAAAATTGGTTTGAACATAAATGAGATTGAGTGTATAGAATTACTTGAATTGGAGGAAGATTCGACTATCTGGCATACTAAAAACATATGGTTGCTTGCTTTTTATTTTGCTGGAATACGCATTTCTGATATTCTCAAATTAAAATGGTCGGATTTTAAAGATGATAGACTTTATTATATTATGAATAAAAATGAGAAACCATTAAGCCTTAAAATTCCAATTAAGGCTAAATCTATCTTGTACAAATATGAAAAGGAAAGAAGTTTTAACGAGAATTATATATTTCCTTTTTTACGAAACGCAGATCCAAAGCAAGCAGAAGATATCTATCGAAAAACAAAAAACTCTACTAAACAGCTGAATAAATATCTTAAGGTGATAGGTATAAAATGTGGAATTACTAAGAATTTATCAAACCATATAGCTAGACATAGTTTTGGAAATATGGGAGTGTTAGCTCAACTCTGTCTGCTTCTTCTCCCGGGGGTACCCCCGGGAGAAGAAGCAGACAGAGTTGAGCTAACACTCCCATAG
- a CDS encoding S26 family signal peptidase has translation MPIFDEPEKIIREIHNHPWSQDQFGPLIIPENKFFALGDNRDVSYDSRYLGLIDKSDITAVLFVE, from the coding sequence ATGCCAATTTTTGATGAGCCGGAGAAAATCATTCGGGAGATCCATAATCATCCCTGGAGTCAGGATCAATTTGGCCCATTAATAATTCCGGAAAATAAATTTTTCGCGCTTGGCGATAATAGGGATGTGAGTTATGATTCCAGGTATTTGGGATTAATTGATAAATCTGATATCACAGCGGTATTATTCGTGGAATAA
- a CDS encoding S26 family signal peptidase, whose protein sequence is MKKVALYIFSVVVLIFIIFRNLNWIGFLQNFRVYSTENEPALKEQDWKFGTNLIKPKRLDFISYRAREEGAKPYLKTHRLIGLPNDTLEIKDGVVFINGQNLDKSLNLKQYYIVSFEELYKLQDQIKNLNGIEINE, encoded by the coding sequence ATGAAAAAAGTAGCTCTTTATATATTTAGCGTAGTAGTTCTAATATTTATAATTTTCCGAAATCTAAATTGGATTGGTTTTTTACAAAATTTCAGGGTTTATTCAACGGAGAATGAACCTGCTCTTAAAGAACAGGACTGGAAATTTGGAACCAACCTTATTAAGCCTAAAAGGCTGGATTTTATATCATATAGGGCCAGGGAAGAGGGTGCTAAGCCGTATCTCAAAACTCACCGGTTAATTGGCCTTCCAAATGATACCCTGGAAATAAAAGATGGGGTGGTTTTTATCAATGGCCAAAATTTAGACAAAAGCTTAAATCTTAAGCAATACTATATCGTTAGTTTTGAAGAACTATACAAGCTGCAAGATCAAATTAAAAATCTAAACGGGATAGAAATAAACGAATAG
- the rlmF gene encoding 23S rRNA (adenine(1618)-N(6))-methyltransferase RlmF, translated as MQLKNQPLKTRLHNRNRNREPYDLKSLVDAIPKLKNHIKPNKYGGDSVDFSSPIAVKLLNQALLKHYYDINNWQFPYENLCPPIPGRADYLHYIADLLSESNAGEIQKGSQICGLDVGVGATCIYPIIGVTEYDWNFIASDIDPKSIASAQQIIDSNPSLKDKVDCRLQKDSTAIFQGIIDKKDKIDFTISNPPFHASIEEAQRGSRRKIRNLSGKKVTEAKLNFSGAKNELIYDGGEYQFIKNMIRESEEFAKSCFWFSTLISKQSNLKGTYKLLEKVKPTQLKTIAMGTGNKSSRIIAWTFLSKEEQKVWKEDW; from the coding sequence ATGCAATTAAAAAATCAACCCCTCAAAACAAGGCTTCATAATCGGAATAGAAACCGGGAACCTTATGACTTGAAGTCATTGGTCGATGCTATTCCAAAATTAAAAAACCATATTAAGCCCAATAAATATGGAGGTGATTCAGTAGATTTTTCAAGCCCAATTGCCGTAAAACTTCTAAATCAAGCGCTGCTAAAGCATTATTACGACATAAACAATTGGCAGTTCCCATATGAGAATTTATGCCCACCAATACCGGGTAGAGCTGATTACCTTCATTATATTGCTGACTTACTGAGCGAAAGCAATGCCGGTGAAATACAAAAAGGAAGTCAAATTTGTGGTCTCGATGTGGGAGTTGGAGCAACCTGCATCTACCCTATTATAGGCGTTACAGAATACGATTGGAACTTTATAGCTTCTGACATTGATCCCAAGTCAATTGCCTCAGCTCAGCAAATTATTGATTCAAATCCATCTCTAAAAGACAAAGTTGATTGTCGATTACAAAAAGATTCGACTGCAATTTTTCAAGGCATAATCGATAAAAAAGATAAAATTGATTTCACCATTAGCAACCCACCCTTTCATGCCTCCATTGAAGAAGCCCAAAGAGGCAGTCGACGAAAAATAAGGAACCTCTCAGGAAAAAAAGTAACTGAAGCTAAACTAAATTTCTCAGGAGCTAAAAATGAACTTATCTATGATGGTGGAGAATATCAATTCATCAAAAACATGATTCGCGAAAGTGAAGAATTTGCTAAAAGCTGTTTCTGGTTTTCAACTTTGATTTCAAAGCAATCTAACCTTAAGGGTACTTATAAATTACTAGAAAAAGTAAAACCCACTCAGCTTAAAACCATTGCTATGGGAACCGGCAATAAAAGCAGTCGAATTATAGCCTGGACGTTTCTTTCAAAGGAAGAACAAAAGGTATGGAAAGAAGATTGGTAA
- a CDS encoding uracil-DNA glycosylase family protein, with the protein MSLKFAFNLAPIDHKKLKYIIVGDNPGKNEFEQNRFFIGQSGTQLRNHFKNKGLVENFDEECLIFNKTFLSTEKTNELQLVKEKIGEDTFNKTLLFSAFEIANYSNNLNLPILIFGKSKLAKGKIFHPFWSKLLELCETDKIFVFSHPSNSNFTKEWNKYRVIERDKDDVELLNYIGELNSRAI; encoded by the coding sequence ATGAGCTTAAAATTCGCATTTAATTTAGCCCCAATAGATCATAAAAAATTAAAATATATTATTGTAGGTGATAATCCCGGCAAAAATGAATTTGAACAAAACCGGTTTTTTATTGGTCAGTCCGGAACTCAGTTACGGAATCATTTTAAGAATAAAGGTCTGGTAGAAAACTTTGATGAAGAATGCCTTATTTTCAACAAGACATTTCTAAGCACAGAAAAAACAAATGAATTACAGTTGGTAAAAGAGAAAATAGGGGAGGATACTTTCAATAAAACGCTTCTATTTTCTGCATTTGAAATTGCCAATTATTCCAATAATCTGAATCTACCAATCCTTATATTTGGAAAAAGTAAACTTGCAAAAGGGAAAATATTTCATCCGTTCTGGAGTAAACTTTTAGAGCTTTGTGAAACAGATAAAATTTTTGTTTTCAGCCATCCTTCCAACTCAAATTTCACAAAGGAGTGGAACAAATATCGGGTAATTGAGAGAGATAAAGACGATGTGGAATTGCTTAATTATATCGGTGAACTTAATAGTCGAGCAATATAA
- a CDS encoding cyclase family protein, producing the protein MNEIIDLSQEIYEGMPVFKDLPQVNMSIHNSHEEWSGIKNPKKKTPAVHKLELGEHTGKHVDFEVLL; encoded by the coding sequence ATGAATGAAATTATTGATTTGAGTCAGGAGATTTATGAGGGAATGCCGGTATTTAAAGACCTTCCCCAGGTTAATATGAGTATTCATAATTCTCATGAAGAATGGAGTGGAATTAAAAACCCGAAAAAGAAAACACCAGCCGTACATAAGTTGGAATTGGGCGAGCATACCGGGAAACACGTTGATTTTGAAGTACTTCTTTAA
- a CDS encoding tetratricopeptide repeat protein: MKNLIRISLALILSSTLFNCNQVVADKPSKENQSSGFSKEQQDSLIEIYLENGAWKQDPYSQDWQDEIDKGLGIDSTIAYFWQQKAMPLFKQSKYELGMPFIDNAVKYNPRRWQDYRAFIKCIFSKQYKDAIQDFQDYEQKYGYGFVMDHSYNFYIALSYLQLNEFEKAEKIFEKDYKKIMAEDGEDWLHYLDLFYYGISKYEQKEYTEALELFDQALAFYPEFSDVQYYKAKILYKIGEPEEANFVYKQAKENADRGFSINEDNVIYERYPYQVRWP; encoded by the coding sequence TTGAAGAATTTAATCCGCATTTCTCTAGCCTTAATTTTGAGTTCAACTCTATTTAATTGTAATCAAGTTGTTGCAGATAAGCCTTCCAAAGAAAATCAGAGTTCCGGTTTTTCTAAGGAACAACAAGATTCCCTAATTGAAATTTATCTTGAAAACGGAGCCTGGAAGCAGGATCCGTATTCCCAAGATTGGCAAGATGAAATTGATAAAGGGCTTGGAATAGATTCTACCATAGCTTATTTCTGGCAACAAAAAGCGATGCCTCTTTTTAAGCAGAGTAAATACGAGCTGGGAATGCCCTTTATTGATAATGCAGTGAAATACAATCCACGGAGGTGGCAAGACTATAGAGCATTTATAAAATGTATATTTTCAAAACAATATAAAGATGCTATACAGGATTTCCAGGACTATGAGCAAAAATATGGATATGGCTTTGTAATGGACCACTCCTACAATTTTTACATTGCTTTAAGCTACCTGCAACTAAACGAATTTGAAAAGGCTGAGAAGATTTTTGAGAAGGACTACAAAAAGATTATGGCAGAAGATGGAGAAGACTGGTTACATTACTTAGATCTTTTTTACTATGGCATCAGTAAGTATGAACAAAAGGAATATACTGAGGCTTTAGAGTTATTTGACCAAGCCTTGGCCTTTTATCCTGAATTTTCAGATGTTCAGTATTATAAAGCCAAAATACTATATAAGATTGGTGAACCAGAGGAAGCAAATTTTGTTTATAAGCAAGCAAAAGAAAATGCAGATAGGGGTTTTTCTATTAATGAGGACAATGTGATTTATGAACGTTACCCTTACCAGGTGAGGTGGCCTTAA
- a CDS encoding cupin domain-containing protein, with translation MIEMEAEGGEAEIYFPNGDWHIAKVINQNGHSNIHGSIFSLNGEMIKENSVLSLDEEGEIRAIWGNKGFVITRVTQSSLKILVKENSTGEEFGFLVVLQSGEEFKEIKVNQKKSLGYQFHNVEFSLKEEDGDSLFVKKGTTYRFNVQTSQEFSFSPYGGIDVENQSNFVSSEKDAFVWIENDSVMLEVPIDIYNNEIYFNGEERLYSKYTSVKPHGFEEKDTVTIPPGKSVFFIEQEWRKRQVSYKLSLTNNRTGDEKNIEGKWIEVAPTGKYNVQWQD, from the coding sequence TTGATAGAAATGGAAGCTGAAGGTGGTGAAGCAGAAATCTATTTTCCTAACGGGGATTGGCATATCGCTAAAGTAATAAACCAGAATGGTCACAGTAATATTCACGGAAGCATCTTTTCATTGAACGGGGAAATGATAAAAGAAAATTCAGTCCTATCATTGGATGAGGAAGGGGAGATCCGGGCTATATGGGGAAATAAAGGTTTTGTAATTACCAGGGTTACACAATCCTCACTTAAGATTCTGGTAAAAGAAAATAGTACCGGGGAGGAATTCGGTTTCCTTGTAGTACTACAATCTGGAGAAGAATTCAAAGAAATTAAAGTTAATCAAAAAAAATCCCTGGGATATCAGTTTCACAATGTAGAATTCAGTTTGAAAGAGGAAGATGGCGATTCACTTTTTGTGAAAAAGGGAACAACTTATAGGTTTAATGTTCAGACCTCCCAGGAATTTTCCTTTTCCCCTTATGGAGGAATTGATGTTGAAAACCAATCTAATTTTGTTAGCTCAGAAAAAGACGCATTTGTCTGGATAGAAAATGACTCAGTAATGCTTGAAGTACCTATAGATATTTATAACAATGAAATTTATTTTAACGGGGAGGAAAGGCTATACAGCAAATACACTTCGGTAAAACCCCACGGTTTCGAAGAAAAGGATACCGTTACTATTCCGCCAGGGAAATCTGTATTTTTCATTGAACAGGAATGGAGAAAGCGACAGGTTTCCTATAAACTTAGCTTGACCAATAACAGGACAGGGGATGAAAAAAATATAGAAGGTAAATGGATTGAAGTTGCACCTACAGGTAAATATAATGTACAATGGCAAGACTAA
- a CDS encoding DUF6252 family protein, producing the protein MLTKLFKFYKGYLAEWIPGNEQVIVFKIKFKGEGVYDLLENQTSYYTTIGGDVMTSLYILDPSSSSEITITEYDSEQNIIRGSFDVTLHQDWSNPENDIDLLNFTNGQFKGSIRN; encoded by the coding sequence CTGCTTACAAAATTATTCAAGTTTTATAAGGGGTACTTAGCCGAATGGATACCGGGTAACGAACAGGTTATTGTTTTTAAAATTAAATTTAAAGGGGAAGGGGTTTATGATTTATTAGAAAATCAAACCAGTTATTATACTACTATTGGTGGGGATGTAATGACTAGTTTATACATTTTGGACCCAAGTTCTTCTTCGGAAATTACCATAACGGAATACGATTCTGAACAAAATATTATAAGAGGAAGCTTTGACGTAACACTTCATCAGGATTGGAGCAATCCTGAAAACGATATTGACCTGCTAAATTTTACAAATGGTCAGTTTAAAGGATCTATTCGTAATTGA
- the tnpC gene encoding IS66 family transposase has product MEKALESFSKQQLLALIKEQSQEHSKAIASHKKELQKFQQELKQQEKDLKQADKELARGDEQLRKYLSKSGVLEEKVAYLESQLDMFRRMQFGQKRERFEDKDQLTLPFEPNTQELQNREEAFTEKITYQRKKKNTNHKGRQPLPDHLPVEEVKIYPQEDISGRKCIGQEVTDELDCEPARFFIRRYIRYKYAHKSGEGVVIGELPERVIDKGIAGAGLVTSILVDKFCDHLPLYRQLQRFKREKIPIAPSTINGWCAKGLDRIVPLFEELIADVKSQGYLQVDETTIKVQDEGKKGKTHLGYYWVYHSPIDGNVVFDYQPTRGQKAPVHMLKDFKGYLQTDGYVVYDEYAKKEGVTHLGCWAHARRYYEKSLDNDPQRAKHALRQIQCLYAIEREIKEAKLGPEDTKELRLKKALPVINELGKWMTQQLARTLPKSLIGKALAYSVSRWDALCAYLYDGNLRIDNNLIENKIRTIAIGRKNYLFAGSHQAAQRAAAIYSFFAICKKHEVNPYQWLKYTLENIMIIKYKDIKNLYPQNYKKLQLNK; this is encoded by the coding sequence ATGGAAAAAGCCCTTGAATCCTTCTCAAAACAACAATTGTTGGCCCTTATAAAAGAGCAGTCCCAAGAGCATTCCAAAGCGATCGCTTCCCATAAAAAAGAGCTTCAAAAATTTCAGCAAGAATTAAAGCAACAGGAGAAAGATTTAAAACAAGCAGACAAGGAACTTGCCCGGGGCGATGAGCAACTTCGTAAATATTTAAGCAAATCTGGGGTTCTTGAAGAAAAAGTAGCTTATCTGGAAAGCCAGCTGGATATGTTTCGAAGGATGCAGTTTGGTCAGAAACGCGAGCGTTTTGAGGATAAGGATCAGTTGACCCTGCCTTTTGAGCCCAATACCCAAGAACTTCAAAACCGGGAAGAAGCCTTTACTGAGAAGATTACCTACCAGCGCAAGAAGAAAAATACCAATCATAAAGGCCGCCAGCCATTACCAGACCATCTCCCGGTAGAAGAAGTGAAGATCTATCCCCAGGAGGATATCTCCGGAAGGAAATGTATCGGTCAGGAAGTTACCGATGAACTGGACTGCGAACCTGCACGGTTTTTTATCCGCAGGTATATTCGGTATAAATATGCCCACAAGTCTGGCGAAGGTGTGGTCATTGGGGAACTACCGGAGCGGGTGATCGATAAAGGTATTGCCGGGGCCGGACTTGTAACTTCCATATTGGTCGATAAATTCTGTGACCATTTACCACTTTACCGGCAGCTTCAGCGTTTTAAAAGGGAAAAGATACCCATTGCTCCTTCTACTATCAATGGCTGGTGTGCCAAAGGGCTCGACCGGATTGTTCCTCTCTTTGAAGAATTAATAGCAGATGTAAAATCCCAAGGCTACTTGCAAGTAGACGAGACGACAATAAAAGTCCAGGATGAGGGAAAAAAAGGAAAAACCCATCTGGGTTACTATTGGGTATACCATAGCCCGATCGATGGAAATGTAGTCTTTGACTACCAGCCTACCCGTGGGCAAAAGGCACCTGTCCATATGCTGAAAGACTTTAAAGGCTATCTTCAGACAGATGGTTATGTAGTGTATGATGAATATGCTAAAAAGGAAGGGGTAACCCATCTAGGATGCTGGGCTCATGCCAGACGTTATTATGAAAAATCCTTGGATAATGATCCGCAAAGGGCAAAACATGCCTTAAGGCAGATACAATGTTTATATGCCATTGAAAGAGAAATCAAAGAAGCTAAGCTGGGCCCTGAAGACACCAAGGAGCTTAGGCTGAAAAAGGCACTACCGGTGATCAATGAATTGGGGAAATGGATGACCCAGCAGCTTGCCCGCACCCTGCCCAAAAGTCTGATAGGAAAAGCCCTTGCCTATAGCGTCTCCAGGTGGGATGCGTTGTGTGCATACCTCTATGACGGCAATTTACGTATTGACAATAATTTAATAGAGAATAAAATCCGAACCATTGCAATCGGTAGAAAAAACTACCTATTTGCCGGGTCCCATCAGGCTGCGCAAAGAGCCGCAGCAATCTATTCCTTTTTTGCCATCTGCAAAAAACATGAGGTAAATCCTTACCAGTGGTTAAAATATACCTTAGAGAATATCATGATCATCAAGTATAAGGATATTAAGAATCTCTATCCCCAGAATTACAAAAAATTACAGCTGAATAAATAG
- the tnpB gene encoding IS66 family insertion sequence element accessory protein TnpB (TnpB, as the term is used for proteins encoded by IS66 family insertion elements, is considered an accessory protein, since TnpC, encoded by a neighboring gene, is a DDE family transposase.) — protein MFSLSSSHRYYLYKGACDMRKGFHGLSGLVTGKMGKDPISGDVFIFINRRATHIKLLHWESGGFVIYYKRLEKGTFSLPKGLRSGGVSWGQLVMMIEGIKAEKLRHLSRYNPPKPLVFADKNVK, from the coding sequence ATGTTCAGTTTAAGTTCTTCCCACCGGTATTATCTCTATAAGGGAGCTTGTGATATGCGCAAAGGATTCCACGGCCTATCGGGATTGGTAACCGGTAAGATGGGAAAAGATCCTATTAGTGGAGATGTGTTTATTTTTATCAACCGCCGGGCCACCCACATCAAACTCCTGCACTGGGAATCCGGGGGTTTTGTCATTTATTATAAGCGCCTGGAAAAGGGTACGTTCTCCCTGCCCAAAGGCCTGCGATCAGGAGGTGTGAGTTGGGGCCAACTGGTGATGATGATTGAAGGGATTAAAGCAGAAAAACTGCGTCACCTTTCCAGGTACAACCCTCCCAAACCCCTTGTTTTTGCTGATAAAAATGTAAAATAA
- the tnpA gene encoding IS66 family insertion sequence element accessory protein TnpA, with protein sequence MDKQASMFEIIKEWEISGLSKKTFCRNHGIAPSKFFYWLKKWKNTKEEAFDGFVKLSPDKADFFQSQYRLRYPNGVQLEVSGIGLGQLSALINL encoded by the coding sequence ATGGATAAGCAAGCCAGTATGTTTGAAATAATCAAGGAATGGGAAATTAGTGGTTTAAGTAAGAAAACTTTCTGCCGTAACCATGGGATAGCCCCCAGTAAGTTTTTTTACTGGTTAAAAAAATGGAAAAACACAAAAGAGGAAGCTTTTGACGGTTTTGTAAAATTATCTCCTGATAAAGCAGATTTTTTCCAATCTCAGTACCGCCTTAGGTATCCTAATGGCGTGCAATTAGAGGTTTCCGGTATTGGTTTGGGTCAATTATCTGCACTGATCAACCTGTAG
- a CDS encoding S41 family peptidase codes for MKKIILLSILFSFIITISKAQDKTLSKEQVQQDLEFLKKHLNEKSSYVYLNGYDFNTDFKHYINSIGDSTSLEDFGLFLNETIGKIGDRHSSLTAIKGFRLNENLFLPFIYAPLNGKIVVLDLNQNEEYELLNTRFPFLKEIDGMSINSFLQKIRPEHIEAPQQTYFTRAVRDIRDIQKNYRILGKTLPENIKLTLTDSAHENDTTLVVNPVDRSNRLRPWDEEFGREYVLVDDEDYNKKEIIEKLFYKEKDIAHIKIPAMVSKNEAPLLFEKLNSFMKSINKNSKALIIDVRSNNGGTRDLVYECAKYLVHPDSIHVVNATRQRGPNPLPQEYIDRLHGRYLYSMGELNSEEKAGVNNFLESFDPIYNLDDKKYSEYYFGILNGKKLHEDSFYYDKPVYILANEKTFSAASVFVSIFKDIPNIKIVGVTTDGSSGNSEWFDLPNSKLAGKISTMVSFQKNGKILDGFGTEPDIKIERDISQVLWDRDSQLEIVRDFILTTD; via the coding sequence ATGAAAAAAATAATTCTTTTATCCATACTATTTAGTTTCATAATAACAATTTCAAAAGCTCAGGATAAAACTCTATCCAAAGAGCAAGTCCAACAAGATTTAGAATTTTTAAAGAAACATTTAAACGAAAAATCGTCTTATGTATATTTAAATGGGTATGATTTCAATACTGATTTTAAGCATTATATAAATTCAATAGGAGATTCTACCAGTTTAGAAGATTTTGGGTTGTTCCTGAATGAAACAATAGGTAAAATTGGAGATAGGCACTCTTCGCTAACAGCTATCAAAGGCTTTAGATTAAATGAAAATCTATTTTTACCCTTTATTTACGCACCCCTAAATGGGAAAATAGTTGTGTTGGATCTGAATCAAAACGAGGAATATGAATTACTCAATACGCGATTTCCCTTTCTAAAAGAAATAGACGGAATGAGTATTAATAGTTTTCTGCAAAAAATTCGACCTGAACATATAGAAGCACCACAACAAACTTATTTTACAAGGGCAGTGAGAGATATTCGTGATATACAAAAGAATTATAGGATCCTTGGCAAAACGTTACCTGAAAATATAAAATTAACCCTTACAGATTCAGCACACGAAAACGACACTACGTTAGTTGTTAATCCTGTAGATAGGTCAAATAGATTACGCCCCTGGGATGAAGAATTTGGTAGGGAATATGTGCTGGTAGATGATGAGGACTACAATAAAAAAGAAATTATCGAGAAACTTTTTTATAAAGAAAAAGATATCGCCCATATCAAAATTCCTGCAATGGTTAGTAAGAATGAAGCTCCACTTCTTTTCGAAAAGCTTAATTCTTTTATGAAGTCCATTAACAAAAATAGTAAAGCCTTAATTATTGACGTAAGAAGCAATAATGGTGGAACGCGAGACCTTGTTTATGAGTGTGCAAAATATTTAGTTCACCCTGATTCCATCCATGTGGTTAATGCCACAAGACAGCGAGGACCTAATCCATTACCACAAGAATATATTGATAGACTACATGGGCGGTATTTGTATTCAATGGGAGAACTTAATAGTGAAGAAAAAGCTGGTGTCAATAACTTTCTAGAATCATTCGACCCCATATATAACCTAGATGATAAAAAATACAGTGAATATTACTTTGGAATATTGAATGGAAAAAAATTGCATGAAGATTCATTCTATTACGATAAGCCAGTTTATATTTTAGCCAACGAAAAGACTTTTAGTGCGGCATCAGTATTTGTTTCGATTTTTAAAGATATTCCCAACATCAAAATTGTGGGAGTAACCACAGATGGTTCTAGCGGTAATAGTGAATGGTTTGATTTACCAAATTCAAAATTAGCAGGAAAAATAAGTACAATGGTCTCCTTTCAAAAGAATGGTAAAATTTTGGATGGTTTCGGAACAGAACCAGATATAAAAATTGAAAGGGATATTAGTCAAGTCTTATGGGATAGGGATTCTCAACTTGAGATAGTTAGAGATTTCATTTTAACTACCGACTAA